In Pseudoliparis swirei isolate HS2019 ecotype Mariana Trench chromosome 9, NWPU_hadal_v1, whole genome shotgun sequence, a genomic segment contains:
- the LOC130199557 gene encoding protein LZIC — translation MASRGKSETGKLRQNMEGQLDRLMQQLQDLEECREELDEEEYEETKKETLEQLSEFNDSLKKIMTGDMTLVDELSGMQLATQAAISQAFKTPEVIRLFAKKQPEQLRTRLAEMDRDVIVGKLPRDVYTQQKMEILTALRKLGEKLASEDETFLTENATATLSQFEKVTANLGSEDKILALASCGVKTKA, via the exons ATGGCCTCTCGAGGGAAATCAGAAACTGGGAAATTGAGGCAAAATATGGAAGGTCAACTTGACAGACTGATGCAGCAGCTTCAGGATCTGGAGGAATGCAG AGAGGAGCTGGACGAGGAAGAGTATGaggagacaaaaaaagaaaccctGGAGCAGTTGAGTGAATTCAACGACTCCCTGAAGAAGATCATGACGGGAGACATGACCCTGGTGGATGAGCTCAGTGGAATGCAGCTG GCAACCCAGGCGGCCATCAGTCAAGCTTTCAAAACGCCAGAGGTGATCCGACTGTTTGCGAAGAAGCAGCCGGAACAGCTGAGAACCAGACTAGCAGAG ATGGACCGAGATGTGATCGTGGGGAAACTGCCGCGGGACGTGTACACGCAGCAGAAAATGGAAATCCTCACTGCCCTGAGGAAACTGGGAGAGAAG CTCGCTTCAGAGGACGAGACGTTTCTCACTGAAAATGCCACAGCTACTCTGAGCCAGTTTGAAAAAGTGACTGCAAACCTAG gCTCTGAAGACAAAATTCTGGCTTTAGCTAGCTGTGGTGTGAAAACAAAGGCATAG